The following nucleotide sequence is from Gymnodinialimonas sp. 202GB13-11.
TGGTGACAGTATGCAATGGGGCGCGTCGGAGGATATCTTCGGACACGACATGCTGACCATCCCTACATCTTCAGGGATGACGCTCATTCCCGAAGAACTCAAGTTTCCTGATAGGCTACTGGACGATGCTGGTGTGTTCGATCGACTTGTGGCGGAGATGTCCGAACGTGTGCATCAAAGATCGGCGGGTTCAGCGGTACCGTCGTTGGCTGCCACCTTTCGGCGATATGGTATATCCAGCGAAGATAAAAGTATTTTGTCTGAAACGTTTTCCCTTATGTGCTCACTGCATGATCAAGGGCGAGACCATATTTGGGGGTACTACGTCCGGAATGTCGCTAGACCCAGGTGGCTAAGCCGGTCAGGGAACAGAGTCGACGTGTTGGTTGGTAACCCACCTTGGCTTTCTTATCGTTTCATGCCGGAGGAGGTACAAAACGCATTCAAGGAAATGTCGAAAGCACGCGGTTTGTGGCATGGGGCATCAGTTGCGACCAACCAAGATCTATCATCACTCTTTGTTTGTCGAGTTGCACAACTCTATTTGAGGTCTGCTGGGCGGTTTGGTTTTGTTCTGCCCGAGGCCGCACTTACGCGAGCTCAGTTTAAAGGTTTTCGGACCGGCTCCTATCCCAGCCCTCGTGAACCAGTTGGATTAGCCTTTGAAAGGCCATGGTCGCTAAATGCTGTGAAACCAGCCTTCTTCCCGGTGCCCGCATGCGCGATCTTCGGGACAAGAAACGAAAATGCGCCGACCGGTCTGACAATGCCACCAGATAGGTGGGCTGGGCGCTTGCCATCAAGCGGGTCGAATTGGTCGGAGGCAGAGGACCACATCAGCGTGGAACCGGGGACCGAGACAAATACTAATGATGCACAACTCAGCCCTTATCATCCTCGCTTCAATCAAGGCGCATCGCTGGTACCTCGCATGCTGTTTTCGGTTCACGTTTCAAATACAAATCCATTGGGCTCTGGTGCTGGATGGGTTGCAGTTGAATCTGCAAGATCAAACCAAGAGAAAAAGCCTTGGAAGGAACTCCCCGATCTCGAAGGATCTGTTGAGTCCCAGTTCATCCGCGAGATGCTACTTGGAGAGTCGATTGCACCTTTTTTAGTTCGGAACTCGCAAACAGTAGTGGTTCCCTTAGAGAACAACACTCTGCTTTCTGCCGATGATGAACGACTGGATCATTTTCCCGGGATGGCTAAGTGGTGGCGATCTGCAGAGGAAGTTTGGTCTGAAAATCGCGCCAGCGCTCGCCTCAGCCTCAGCGAACAAGCTAACTACCGAAACAAGTTGACTGACCAAATCAGTACCGCAAGTACTCGTGTGGTCTACGGTGCCTCTGGCACGTATTTGTCAGCCGCTCGCATCGACGACTCCGCGATCCTAATTGACACCAAACTTTATTGGTGTGCGACGAATACAAGCAATGAAGCGGAATATCTGGTTACCGTCTTGAATGCCCCGATCACGACTGAACGGGTTCGACCACTCCAATCGAGGGGCGAACACAATCCCAGAGATTTTCACAAGCATGTTTGGAAACTACCGATCCCTGAATATGATGAGAGCAATAGTTTACATAGGGAACTTGTAGAAGTTGGAGGTGAGTGCGCGGTTTTCGTCGCTGGACTTGAACTCCCAAAATCAGTCCGCTTCGAGAGCGTACGTAGGTTTATTCGAGACGAACTTGAAGCTGCTGGATACTCGTTGAGACTTAATGATTTGGTTGGAAATCTGCTTGGACGATGAAGAGACAAAAGCTGGCTTGCACTCACTACGCGGTGAGACTGGATAGGACAGGTTCCACATGTTCATGATACGTTCTTTTCACTCAACGGCGTACTTGCTTGTTTTGAGCAATCGTTTGGAGGCCAGTTCGGACAGATAGATGGCAGAAACCCAGATCGAATGGACCGACGCGACTTGGAATCCTGTTGCGGGATGCAGCATCCAGTCCGCGGGATGCACCCATTGCTACGCGATGCAGATGGCCAAACGCCTCGAAGCTATGGGGATGGAGAAGTACGAGGGTCTGACCCGCCGGAGCGGGGATAGGACGGTCTGGACGGGTGTTGTCAGGCTCGATGAGAAATCTCTCGACGTTCCGCTCAGATGGAAGAAACCGCGGAAAATCTTCGTCAATTCAATGAGTGACCTTTTCCACGAGCAAGTGCCTGAAAACTTTGTCGGGAAGGTCTGGGATGTGATGCGGCGGACGCCCCAGCATCACTACCAAATTCTGACGAAGCGACCTGATCGCATGGCAGAAATTGTTGAACAGATTACGGATGTGCCTCTTTCCAATGTCTGGCTTGGGACCAGCGTAGAAGACCGGGAGGTTATCGGGCGCATTAGCGACCTCAGACGGGTGCCGGCCGCTATCAGGTTCATATCCTTTGAGCCCCTCATCGGCTCGGTTGGTGGTGTTGATCTAGAAGGCATTCACTGGGCGATTGTTGGCGGTGAAAGTGGCCGCCTGGCACGACCGATCAAGGAAGCTTGGATTGATGAAATTCACGAACAGTGCGTTGATCAGTCTGTAGCATTCTTCTTCAAGCAGTGGGGCACATGGGGAAAGGACAACAAAAAACGCTCGAAGAAAGCAAACGGTCGCGAATATCGCGGTCAGGTTTGGGATGAAATGCCGGTAACAGCCGCGCTGTGACCACTTGGGAAAACTGGGGCTCGTATGGCCAAGAAAGAATATGATTGGCTTAACGGGGCCGAGTTGCTGGATCACACCAAGCGCAAGCTAAAGATCCTCGACGACTATCTGTTCGACTACCTTACGATCAGATGCCAGCTGCCACAGCAACAGAAATTCCGTTTAGCGATTGTCGATGGCTTCGCGGGGGGCGGCCGCTATGACTGCGGTTCGGCGGGATCACCGATCGTCTTCATCCAGGGACTGGAGCGCGCGCTCACCAAGATCAATATTGATCGATTGGTACAAGGCCTCGGCGAGATCGAACTTGAATGCCTGCTGATCCTAAACGATCGGGACGGTGAAGTTGTCGAACTCCTGAAGAGAAACTGCGCACCGCTGTTGGCGGCGATCAAGACACAGACACCCAAGCTGCACGTGCAGCCGGTTTTCATGGTTGAGACCTTCGAGAAGGCTCACCCGGAGATCAAGGCCTTGATCCAACAGGGTCGGTACCGGAACGTGTTGTTCAATCTGGACCAGTGTGGCGTGTCACAGATCAATCTCGATACCGTGCTCGACATCATGAATGTTAGCTCGTCAGTCGAGATTTTCTACACGTTCATGGTCAAGTCACTCCTCGCCTATCTTTCGAAGAACAATCCCACGCGTCTGGCCTCTCAACTGAAAGCACTGGATGTGAGCGCCGGTGAGCAAACAAAACTGCATCAAGGGACAAGCAACGACGCGTGGATGGGGGCCGCGGAGCGCCTCGTCTTCGAGAATTTTCATCGCTTTGCCCGGTACGTAAGCCCATTCTCAATCAACAATCCTGATGGTTGGCGATACTGGCTGATCCATTTTTCCAATTCTTACCGTGCCCGACAGGCGTACAACATGGTGCTGCATGACAATGCTTCGGCCCAGGCCCATTTCGGTCGGTCTGGACTGAATATGCTGAGCTATGATCCAAGAGACGACGAAGGTCAGGCCTATCTGTTTGATACATCCGGCAGAAAGAAAGCCAGAGACCAACTGATGTATGACATCCCGCGTCTTGTAACAGATCAGGGTGACGCAATTAGTGTCGAGGCCTTCTATGAGGGCATCTACAACCTCACACCCGCTCACCGAGATGACATTCACTCTGCAATCGGCAACAACCCAGACCTTGAAGTTTTTACGCCATCAGGCGGCAAACGGCAAAAGTCGACGACAATATCCGCCGGCGATACGCTCAAAATGAAAAGCCAGAAGAGTTTTTTCCCTATGTTTCCTCCATTGCCGCCGAAACGAAAAAAGCGCGAGTAGCTCGTAATCTAATTCGTGACTTGCTAAAGAGTAGACAGATTCAACGTCTGCTTTTTGGGACAGCGAGTCTACTTTCTGCGTAGGCAGCGAAGGTCCGTTTCCCGCCCATGCTGTTGAAAAACTCTGTGTTGCAGTGCGGCAAGCCGTTTGATTCACTCGATTTATCGAGATTGGGAGGATCGGGCGATGATGGGCATGCAAAAGGTTGAAGCGCAGCTGTTTTATGAGTTCGATTTAGACGCTCACGTGCCGCCCAATCACGTACTGAGAGAGATTGACCGGTTCCTCGACATGGGCGACATGCGGGCGAAGCTGCAGCCGTTCTACAGCCATACGGGTCGCCCTTCGATTGATCCCGAGCTCATCGTCCGGATGCTTGTGATTGGTTATGTGATGGGCATTCGTTCTGAGCGTCGCCTTTGTCAGGAGGTGCATCTCAATTTGGCGTATCGTTGGTTTTGCCGCCTTGGACTGGACGACAAGGTCCCTGACCATTCGTCCTTCTCACGCTACCGCCATGGCAAGTTCCGTGACAGCGACTTACTGCGTCACATCTTCGAGGCAACTGTGGAGCGCTGCCTGAAGGAAGACCTCGTCTCCGGCGAGGGCTTCGCGGTTGACGCCAGCCTGATCCCTGCGGATGCCAACAAAGCCCGTTCCATTGCAGCTAAGGATTGGAACGAAGATGTCGCCCGCGACGCAGGCAACCGCGCGGCTCGAGAATACTTGGAAACACTTGATGACGCGGCTTTTGGCGCGGCGTCGCCTGTTCAGCCCAAGTTCGTGGCCAAGTCAGATCCGGCGGCCCAGTGGACGCGCGCTGAGGAAAGCCGCCCCTACTTCGCCTATGCTACGAACTACCTGATCGACACGAAGAGCTCTGTCATCATGGACGTTGAGGCGACGCGTGCGATCCGACAAGCAGAGGTGGGTGCCTCGCAAACAATGCTGGATCGCACGGAAAGACGCTTCGGTATCAGGCCGGACTGGCTTGCCGCGGACACGGCCTATGGCTCCAGCGATAACTTGGGACGGCTGGTCAAGAAGCGTGGCATCATTCCATTCATTCCGGTGATCGATCACTCAAACCGCAAAGACGGCGCATGGACACGGTTCGAGTTTGAATATGACGAAGCGAACGATCAGTACATCTGCCCGGGAGGCTTCGCGCTCAAGCAGTTCCGCCGGAATTACTCTGATCCCAATCGAGGCAAAGACATCCGGGGCACTCGAAAATACCGAGCACTCAAGTCCGATTGCGAGCGATGTCCTTCGAAAGAAAAATGCTGCCCTAATGCGAACTGCAGATCTATCAGCCGAGAAGAGCACGAGGACGCCAGGGACTTCGCACGCTCCAGCCGGAAAACGAAAGCGTACAGAGTCAGCCGCGACAAACGGAAGAAAGTTGAGATGCTCTTTGCGCATCTGAAGCGCATCCTGAACCTGACCAGGTTGCGACTACGCGGCTCCAAAGGTGCCAAGGATGAGTTCCTTCTCGCCGCAATCGCACAGAACCTCAGAAAGCTCGCAAAGCTCAGGCCCAAGAACGTCCAAACGGAGGTTGCGGCATGATCTGAACGATCAAATCTGTACATTTACGTCGCGGCCGGACCAGCGGCCGGGGCAAACAGCTCACGTAGAAACTCCAGCGGCGATCCCGTCGTCAAATGCGCCGGGTTCTTCAACAGAACCCACCCATTCTGTGGAAAAACAGCGTGTTGCTGGCGCAGAAAGTGAGCTGGTGAACGCGGCGCAAGCGCCTTTCTTGTCGGGCTTTGCTCGTTTACTGCGGTGCGGGAAAGATCTCGGCTAGTTTGCGGAGGTTTTGGGCGGTAGCGGCGAGGAGGAATTCGTCGTTCGCGCCGCATGGTCCTCGTAGTCGGAGCCGCCCCAGCCCGAGGATGCGTTTGAGGTGCGCAAAGAGCATTTCCACTTTCTTCCTGAGCTTCATTGAGATGTCGTATTGGCCGGTTTTGGCGATATCGCGTGCAATATGGCGAGCGTCTTCGTGTTCTTCGCGGGTTACCTTGCGCGCGTCTACGTTTGAACAGCACTTGGCTTTGGATGAGGAGGCCTGGGACACTTCCTTCAAGGTGCGATAGCGCGCAGTGCCCTTGCCGGTTGGGCCCCGGTTCGGATCGGAGTAGTTGCGGCGAAACTGCTTGAAGGCGTGTCCTTCGGGACAGATGTACTGGTCGTTCTTGGAATCCCATTCAAAGTCCGCATGCGTCCATTTCCCATCGCTGCGACCGGACTTGTCGAAGGCAGGTATTTCCGGTGCGATCTTGCGGTCGACCAGCCAGCCTAGCAGGGGCCCAGTTCTATACGCCGTGTCCGCAATCAAGCGCTCTGGATGCAAATCAAACTTCTGCTTCACCCGCTTCAGCATCGTCTTAGTCGATCCCACCTCGGCTTGCCGGATCGAACGGGTCGCTTCGACATCGGCGATCACGCCGTGGTCTGTGTCGATCAGATAATTGTCGGAATTGCTAAAGAATGCAGGACCCTTACGGGCCGCCGTTCATTGGCTTGCCCGATCAGAATGAGAGGTGAACTTGGGCTCGACCTCACTTGCCGCGCCGAACGCAGCTTAGTCCAGTGTGTCTAGATACTCGCGAACCGCGCGAGGTGCATCTTTTGGATCAATGCTTGATGCGTCCCACTCCTCCTTCGGCGTCGAGTTCTGTTTGTTTGCATCAGCCTCGATCAGGCTGGCCTCGATGGCCATACGCTGACCGCTGACGAGGCCTTCCTCAATGCAGCGTGCCAGGGTCATCTCGAACAGATGACGCAGCAGTTCGTTCTCGCGAAAGCGGCCTTGCCGGTTCTTCGAGAAGGTGGAGTGGTCGGGAACGCGGTCGGTCGGATCGAGACAGCAGAACCACCGATATGCCAGGTTCAGATGTACCTCTTCGCACAGCCGCCGCTCAGATCGGATGCCGAAGCGGTAGCCGACAATTAGCATACGGATCAGCAACTCAGGGTCTACCGACGGGCGGCCAGTGTGACTGTAGAACTTTGCGAGATGCGCGCGGATACTGGTCAAATCAACGAACCGATCAATCGACCGCAACAGGTGGTTTTGAGGCACGTGGTCTTCCAAGGAGAACTCGTAGAACGATGCCGCCTGCGCTTCCTGCCTCCGTCCCATCATCGCCAATCCCTCCCGACAGGACGAATTGAATCAGCGACTTACGCCCCGATCAAGGAAGAGTTTGTCAACGAGATACGCCCTTCCTTCCGTAACGTTCATTCACCTTCGTGGCCCAATTGTCGGTAATCGGCGGCGAATAGACCGAGGTTGAAATGCAACGGAACTGCGACACTCACGCAGCATTCTTTGGCTACTCCTGCCGCCAAACAGACCAGAGAGTAGCTGGCGAAATCTCGGTGCGCTTGACATGATGCGGACCATTAGCGCTGTGCCTTTCAAAATTGGCTGCAGAGAGGCTGTACCGCCATTCCCCGCGGCAGACTGGAGGGACTTTCTTTCTCGCGATGTAACTTGGGAAAGGGCACCGCTGAGCAATCCGTAGCGGGGGAGTGTTTTGCTTGTTATTGGACGCCTGCTCGATTTGAATTAAGGCAATAGAAATAGTGTTTTATCCTGAAACCGGACGGTTGTGCATTCGCCGTCGTCGTTGCTCAAAACACGTCCAATTCCATTATCCAGCGCGATTGTCACTGATCCTTTAACAGTAAATGGTACAGCTCAGAGTATTGTTCGAGCGCAACTGTCCCGTTTAATTCACGAGACCCTTGTGTTTGAATGAGGTATGTTTTCATCCCAGCTGCCAAGCCGGCGGACGCGCCCGTCACGCTGTCCTCAATGACAGCACACTCTGCTGGTTCTACATCCAATAAAGAAGCTGCGCGGAGATACGGCTCCGCATTTGGTTTCCCGAGGTGGACGTCATTTCTTGTGACGCTGATAAAGCCGGGTTTTGTGAGGCGGGTTCGGTCAAGATTGGCGTTTACGATCAGGCGATCCGAGTTGGACACAACCGCTTGTTTGACCCCAAGAGCAGCGGCAGCATTCCACAGTCTTAGCGCTTCTGTAACGGGAGCCACTGCGTCGATGTCGGCCATGTAGTGGTGAAGCTTCAAGGCTCCCCAATCTGCCATTGAGAGTGTCAAGGCGTGACAGGTGCACAACCATTGATAGACGGCGTCAGCGGATTTGCCGATGACCCGAGCGTGCATGTCTTCAGGCGGATCAAGTCCAACCTCCTGAAGCGCTGCGACCAACGCCCTTTCATGCACAGGCTCGCTATCCACTAGTGTGCCGTCGAGATCCCATAGCAGTGCCTTGATCGTCATCATCTTGTATCCGAAATCTTTTGTATGTTTGCCAAGCTCCGATTGATCGGCAACAAGGCTGTTTTGGCGGTTTCGAACAGGCCTATCTGATCGGCGTAGACTTGTTTCAGGGTCGCATCAGGCACCACATCAGGGCCAAAGGCTGCATAGGCGTTAGTTGCCTGTTGAACCGTGGCAAAGGTGCCGCTTCCGACCTGGGCAAGGGCGGCGCAGCCCAACAGGCCGCTTTCAGGTTCCGCCGTTGGCCGGATGGCCTGCCCCAGAACACTGGCCTTGATCCTAAGCCAGAGATCGGATTTGCGGCCCCCGGCTGCTGCGACTATCGGTCCGGTGGGACATCGCGATGCCCAGATGGGCTGGCTGGCAATGTGCATAGCGATGGCCACGCCTTCCATAACGGCTCTGGCCATGTGTCCTACATCATGTTTCGCACTCAGACCGATGAATGCACCTCGGGAGGCGGCTCCGTCCCCCAGCCGTTCACCGGTGAGGTAGGGGAGAAACAACAATCCCTCAGCTCCGGCAGATACGGCCTCGGCGCGCTGGTTGAGGTCTTCGAAGCCGATGCGCTTAGAGCTAATGATCTTGTGTAACCATCTCAGGGCATCACCGGCGGCATCTACGACCGCGAAGGCACCCCATTGGCCGTCGGCGGTCATCACATTCATAACCATTGGATCAATCACCGGTCTGGGGCCGATGGCTGTCAGCAAATACGACGTTCCTGTTATGTCGCTAAGGGCACCTTCGCCCACGGCTCCTGATCCTAAGATGGCACAGGGGTAGTCGCCCGCACCGGCAGAAACAGGCAAACTGACTGGCAGGCCGGAACGCTTACTTGCCTCGGTTCGAACGGACCCGATAATGTCCCACGGCGCCAGAATAGAAGGCAAAAGTGACATGTCGATTCCGAGAAGGCCGGCGTTTCCAACGGACCAGTGTCGAGTGTCCGGGTCCATCAGGAAACTTGATCCTGCCTCGGTCCAATCCATCGCGGCATTGCCCGTGAGACGCAGGTTGAGAAAGTCCTTCGGCATCAGGAGTGTTTTGGAGCGGTCCAGCAGCCGCGGGTTATGTTTGGCCAGCCACGCCAGCTTGACGCCCGGCCATGCTGACGTCGCCGGATTGGCAAATGGACCGTGGCCGCCTAGCCGCGTCAGTTGTTCGTTAAGCTTCTGGGCTGTCTGTTCGCTCCGTTTGTCGTTCCACAACATGGCGGTTCTTGCGGTCAGTTCTCCGGCCTTATCAACCAGAACTGGCGCGTGCATGTGACCGCAGCAGCACAGGGCGCTGACGGTTTGGTTTGTGTGTCGCGCGGCCAGTGATCGAGTGGCAGCACACAAAGCTGACCACCAATCCTCCGGGGCCTGCTCAACCCAGCCGTGCTGGGGATATGACGTCTGGAGCGGGATGCTCTCGCTGTCTCGGATCCGGCCGGTTGGATCAACCAACGCTGCCCGTAGGCTACCGGTTCCCAGGTCAATTGCGACGACATCCCCACCGCTAGATGCATATTGCATTAGAACGGCTTAAAATGAAGGTGGATGAGGTTGAAAAGGATTAAGATGACCGCTGACCAAAGGATGAATTCCATAGGCCATTTCACCAGTTTGAAACGGTCGTTCAGCACCTTTCCCACCAGCATGACTACGAGCGCGGGAAGAGACGCGGGATAGTGTTCAAGATTGCCTGCCATGGCAGTACAACTGCCCATCAGGACAATAACAATAAGGCCGAGGACAAGCCAGGATCGGGTTCCGGTCATGGGGCACCTCGTGTGGGGTCGGTCGCTGCGGCTTGGGCAGTGGTGTGTCCACTTTTGGCGTCGAAAAGGTAGATTCGTTCTTGATCTGCGCTTAGATGCACAACGCTGCCTGCGGAATTCGCGAAACGATCGGTGTCCTGTGTTGTCGCGCGCACCTTGAAATCCTGCCCGCCGATATCGAAAGAAAAAAGGTTTTCGGCCCCCATCGTTTCGACGGCTTTGATTTCGGACGGAAAGCTACCTGAAACAGCTTCCGCATGAATGCTAAGATGTTCGGGCCGTACGCCCAACCTTTGGGGGCCAGAGACCACCTTGTTGTGATCGAGCCAACTCGTATCGAGATTTGCAGCAAAGCCATCCCCTCGAGCCTTCGCTTGTTGGAGGTCGACACTAAGGATATTCATGTGCGGCTCGCCCACGAAGCCCGCGACAAATTCCGTTGCTGGCCGATCAAAAATTTCTTGCGGGGACGCGAATTGCAGAACCTGGCCCTCATTGATCACGGCAATGCGGTCGGCCATAGACATAGCCTCCAATTGGTCATGACTGACAAAAACCGTGGTGCGCGCCAGCTCTTTTTGGAGGTGTCGCAACTCCGTCCGCATATGGGCACGCAATTTGGCATCCAGATGGCTGATGGGCTCATCCATCAGAAAAACATCGGCATCGCGCACCAACATTCGCCCAATCGCTACCCTTTGGGCCTGCCCGGCTGACAGCTTGTCCGTGGAGCGGCGCAGTACGTCCTCGATTTGCAGGAGCGCGGCAACTTCATCGACCTTGGAACGGATCGTGGCTTTGCTCATGCCCCGTACTTTCAGCGGGTAAGCCAAGTTCTGAAAGACCGAGAGGTGGTGGTAGAGAACGTTGGCCTGAAAAACCATACCGACATTCCGATACCTTGGCTTGAGGTATGTGACATTGCGGTCACCGATTTCGATTCGTCCGGCGGACGGCATCAGCAGCCCGGCAATCATCCGGAGCGTCGTTGTTTTCCCGCAGCCTGATGGGCCCAGAAAGAAAATAAACTCTCCATCCTCGATATGGAAGTTGATGTCGTCGACAGCCACGAACTCTCCGAACGTGCGGCGTAATTGTTCGACCTTGATACCAGCCATCTTAGCGCACCAGTCCCATTGAAAGCCCGCTGATGAACTGTCGTTGCACTGCGATGACGAAGATCATGATCGGGGCTGTGATAATCAGACACGCAGCACCTAAGACATCCCATGACACCTCAGCATTGACGGCAAATGTCACGACAGCGGGCGGCAGTGTCTTGGCTTCGGATCCAGTGAGGAAGAACGCAAAGGCGTATTCATTCCAACTCAGAATGAGCACAAAGATTGCCGTCGCGGTGATTGCGGGAGTCATCATTGGCAAGACAACGCGCCGGAATGCGCCGAGCCAGGTATCCCCGTCGACGAGAGCGATTTCTTCCAGCTGTCTGGGCACTTCCTCGAAGTATCCTTTCAGCATCCAGACCACGAATGGAAGCTGCATGGCGGTATAGAGAATGATCAGACCGATACGGGTGTCGAGCAGGTTCACGGTTTGGAAGATAAGGAACATCGGCAGCACGATGGCGACCGCTGGCATCATCCGATTGGTTAGGATCCAGAAAGCGACATCATCTTTGCCAACGAAGTCGAAACGCGCCAAGGCATAGGCGCAGAACATTCCTAGCGTGACCGAAAGGATTGTGGATGCCACCGCTACGATGGCGGAATTCATCATGAAGTACAGCATGTCGCGCTCGATGATGAGTTCGCGGAACGCGTCGAGCGTTGGTTGAAAGATCCATTGCGGCGGCATGCTCTGCGCGGTCTCTCGGGACATGAACGCGGTCAGCACGATCCAGATCACCGGCAAGCTGGCAATCGCAGAGGCCAAGCCAAGGATCGCATGGACCCACCAGTTGCGTTCTTCTTCCGGGGCGTCGGGGGAAGTGATGGAGCTCAGGTCTTGTCTCATTGTGGCACCTTCATTCCCTTTCTTCGATGCTGGTGCGGCTGAGCACCTTCACGAACACGAAGCTCAGCACCACGATGATCACGAAGATCACCAGCGACAGGGCAGCCGCCTTCGAGACGTTGAAGAACCGAAACCCGAGGTTTGTCAGCCAGATATTCAAGGTTTCGGTGGAATTGCCCGGCCCACCCGCCGTCAGGACGGCGATTTGGTCATAGGTGCGGAAGGCATCCATGGTCCGAATTACTACAGCGATTAAAATAGCTGGGCGCAGCATCGGCAGGGTGATGGTCCAGAAAACCCGCCAGGAGGAGGCACCGTCGATTTCAGCCGCCTCGTAGGGTTCGGGTGGGATAGCCGCCAGACCGGCGGAAAGGATCAGGAACATGAAGGCCGTCCATTGCCAGACGTCGATGAAAATCAGTGTGCGAAGAGCTGATCCTGGCGCCGACAGAAAGGTCGGCGGCGCAATGTTAAGGAAAGTCGCAATCTCGTTGGAGTAAAACGAGATGAGGCCAGAGTTCGGGAACAGCATGTAGCGCCAGATCAAACCCACGACGAGCGGCGGGATGACCATCGGCAACAGAAGCAACAGGCGGTAGACTGCTTTTCCGCGGA
It contains:
- a CDS encoding three-Cys-motif partner protein TcmP, whose protein sequence is MAKKEYDWLNGAELLDHTKRKLKILDDYLFDYLTIRCQLPQQQKFRLAIVDGFAGGGRYDCGSAGSPIVFIQGLERALTKINIDRLVQGLGEIELECLLILNDRDGEVVELLKRNCAPLLAAIKTQTPKLHVQPVFMVETFEKAHPEIKALIQQGRYRNVLFNLDQCGVSQINLDTVLDIMNVSSSVEIFYTFMVKSLLAYLSKNNPTRLASQLKALDVSAGEQTKLHQGTSNDAWMGAAERLVFENFHRFARYVSPFSINNPDGWRYWLIHFSNSYRARQAYNMVLHDNASAQAHFGRSGLNMLSYDPRDDEGQAYLFDTSGRKKARDQLMYDIPRLVTDQGDAISVEAFYEGIYNLTPAHRDDIHSAIGNNPDLEVFTPSGGKRQKSTTISAGDTLKMKSQKSFFPMFPPLPPKRKKRE
- a CDS encoding DUF5131 family protein; this encodes MAETQIEWTDATWNPVAGCSIQSAGCTHCYAMQMAKRLEAMGMEKYEGLTRRSGDRTVWTGVVRLDEKSLDVPLRWKKPRKIFVNSMSDLFHEQVPENFVGKVWDVMRRTPQHHYQILTKRPDRMAEIVEQITDVPLSNVWLGTSVEDREVIGRISDLRRVPAAIRFISFEPLIGSVGGVDLEGIHWAIVGGESGRLARPIKEAWIDEIHEQCVDQSVAFFFKQWGTWGKDNKKRSKKANGREYRGQVWDEMPVTAAL
- a CDS encoding HAD family hydrolase; the encoded protein is MTIKALLWDLDGTLVDSEPVHERALVAALQEVGLDPPEDMHARVIGKSADAVYQWLCTCHALTLSMADWGALKLHHYMADIDAVAPVTEALRLWNAAAALGVKQAVVSNSDRLIVNANLDRTRLTKPGFISVTRNDVHLGKPNAEPYLRAASLLDVEPAECAVIEDSVTGASAGLAAGMKTYLIQTQGSRELNGTVALEQYSELYHLLLKDQ
- a CDS encoding IS1182 family transposase, with the translated sequence MMGMQKVEAQLFYEFDLDAHVPPNHVLREIDRFLDMGDMRAKLQPFYSHTGRPSIDPELIVRMLVIGYVMGIRSERRLCQEVHLNLAYRWFCRLGLDDKVPDHSSFSRYRHGKFRDSDLLRHIFEATVERCLKEDLVSGEGFAVDASLIPADANKARSIAAKDWNEDVARDAGNRAAREYLETLDDAAFGAASPVQPKFVAKSDPAAQWTRAEESRPYFAYATNYLIDTKSSVIMDVEATRAIRQAEVGASQTMLDRTERRFGIRPDWLAADTAYGSSDNLGRLVKKRGIIPFIPVIDHSNRKDGAWTRFEFEYDEANDQYICPGGFALKQFRRNYSDPNRGKDIRGTRKYRALKSDCERCPSKEKCCPNANCRSISREEHEDARDFARSSRKTKAYRVSRDKRKKVEMLFAHLKRILNLTRLRLRGSKGAKDEFLLAAIAQNLRKLAKLRPKNVQTEVAA
- a CDS encoding FGGY-family carbohydrate kinase — translated: MQYASSGGDVVAIDLGTGSLRAALVDPTGRIRDSESIPLQTSYPQHGWVEQAPEDWWSALCAATRSLAARHTNQTVSALCCCGHMHAPVLVDKAGELTARTAMLWNDKRSEQTAQKLNEQLTRLGGHGPFANPATSAWPGVKLAWLAKHNPRLLDRSKTLLMPKDFLNLRLTGNAAMDWTEAGSSFLMDPDTRHWSVGNAGLLGIDMSLLPSILAPWDIIGSVRTEASKRSGLPVSLPVSAGAGDYPCAILGSGAVGEGALSDITGTSYLLTAIGPRPVIDPMVMNVMTADGQWGAFAVVDAAGDALRWLHKIISSKRIGFEDLNQRAEAVSAGAEGLLFLPYLTGERLGDGAASRGAFIGLSAKHDVGHMARAVMEGVAIAMHIASQPIWASRCPTGPIVAAAGGRKSDLWLRIKASVLGQAIRPTAEPESGLLGCAALAQVGSGTFATVQQATNAYAAFGPDVVPDATLKQVYADQIGLFETAKTALLPINRSLANIQKISDTR
- a CDS encoding N-6 DNA methylase — translated: MSEQQAIKSIVERLADRSFERSEATIQADIRQLLLTAPFDIEEDFLDAPLEVPVGDGRRIDIEIGLSVIEVKKDLRRESLRKEAVSQLAGYVATRSNDLGQRYTGILTDGILWSGFHLSENAQLIEVSSVRLESKPDSIDQFVFWLEGFLATAKNITPSPTNIKSRLGEKSSAHSLDRSSIADLYSRHKELPTVALKRELWAKLLTTALGTQFPDTDELFVEHTLLVLSAEIVAHAVVGFDLSSQNPTSMVTGALFSQAQIYGVVEADFFDWIIEVPGGDRFVRSLARRLSRFNWSDAQHDVMKVLYESVISPEQRKALGEYYTPDWLAEQVVSTAIDSPLDQSVLDPACGSGTFLFHAIRCHLRAAKEAGIGDAQQTSSVVEHIFGIDIHPVAVTLARVTYLLALGTERLRRPDRPAITIPVFLGDSMQWGASEDIFGHDMLTIPTSSGMTLIPEELKFPDRLLDDAGVFDRLVAEMSERVHQRSAGSAVPSLAATFRRYGISSEDKSILSETFSLMCSLHDQGRDHIWGYYVRNVARPRWLSRSGNRVDVLVGNPPWLSYRFMPEEVQNAFKEMSKARGLWHGASVATNQDLSSLFVCRVAQLYLRSAGRFGFVLPEAALTRAQFKGFRTGSYPSPREPVGLAFERPWSLNAVKPAFFPVPACAIFGTRNENAPTGLTMPPDRWAGRLPSSGSNWSEAEDHISVEPGTETNTNDAQLSPYHPRFNQGASLVPRMLFSVHVSNTNPLGSGAGWVAVESARSNQEKKPWKELPDLEGSVESQFIREMLLGESIAPFLVRNSQTVVVPLENNTLLSADDERLDHFPGMAKWWRSAEEVWSENRASARLSLSEQANYRNKLTDQISTASTRVVYGASGTYLSAARIDDSAILIDTKLYWCATNTSNEAEYLVTVLNAPITTERVRPLQSRGEHNPRDFHKHVWKLPIPEYDESNSLHRELVEVGGECAVFVAGLELPKSVRFESVRRFIRDELEAAGYSLRLNDLVGNLLGR